A window of Scophthalmus maximus strain ysfricsl-2021 chromosome 10, ASM2237912v1, whole genome shotgun sequence contains these coding sequences:
- the nt5c2a gene encoding 5'-nucleotidase, cytosolic IIa isoform X2 translates to MTTSWSDRLQNYADLPANMDGLAMKKYRRQAHHRVFVNRSLAMEKIKCFGFDMDYTLAVYKSPEYESLGFDLTVERLVSIGYPQDLCNFVYDPSFPTRGLVFDTVYGNLLKVDTYGNILVCVQGFNFLRGPDIREMYPNKFIQRGDTERFYILNTLFNLPETYLFACLVDFFSNCSRYSSCETGFKDGDLLLSYKSMFQDVRDAVDWVHFKGSLKQKTVENLEKYVVKDSKLPLLLSRMNEVAKVFLVTNSDYKYTQKIMTYLFDFPHGPKPGTAHRLWQSYFDLILVDARKPVFFGEGTVLRQVDTTTGRLKIGTYTGALQHGIIYSGGSSDIVCDLLGAKGKDILYIGDHIFGDILKSKKRQGWRTFLVIPELAQELHVWTDKSSIFEELQSLECFLAELYKHLDSSSNERPDISSLQRRIKKVTHDMDMCYGMNGSLFRSGSRQTLFASQVMRYADLYAASFINLLYYPFSYLFRAAHVLMPHESTVEHAHVSVIDTESPLATRNRHETDFNEMECKRHQLTRSISEIQPPHFFPQPPQEITHCHDEDDDEEEEEEEEEEEEEEEEEEE, encoded by the exons ATGACTACCTCCTGGAGCGACCGTCTGCAGAACTATGCCGACCTGCCGGCCAACATGGACGGCTTGGCCATGAAGAAGTACCGACGCCAGGCGCACCACAG AGTCTTCGTCAACCGAAGCTTGGCCATGGAGAAGATCAAGTGTTTCGGTTTCGACATGGATTACACTCTGGCAG TGTATAAATCTCCCGAGTATGAGTCGCTGGGCTTTGACCTGACAGTGGAGCGCCTGGTGTCCATCGGATATCCACAAGACCTGTGCAACTTTGTCTACGACCCGTCCTTCCCCACCAG AGGTCTGGTGTTTGACACGGTGTACGGCAACTTGCTCAAAGTGGACACCTATGGCAACATCCTGGTGTGTGTGCAAGGATTCAACTTCTTGAGAGG ACCTGACATCAGAGAGATGTACCCCAACAAATTTATTCAACGTGGAGACACGGAGCGCTTCTACATCCTCAACACACTCTTCAACCTGCCTG aaACCTACCTGTTCGCCTGCCTGGTTGATTTCTTCAGTAACTGCTCCAGATACTCAAG TTGTGAGACCGGCTTCAAAGATGGCGACCTCTTATTGTCCTACAAGAGCATGTTCCAGGACGTCCGGGATGCCGTGGACTGGGTTCATTTCAAG ggatccttaaaacaaaaaacagttgaaaaCCTGGAGAAGTACGTGGTAAAGGAT TCGaagcttcctctcctcctcagtcgCATGAACGAAGTAGCCAAAGTATTTCTGGTCACCAACAGTgattacaaatacacacag AAAATTATGACCTACCTGTTTGACTTTCCTCACGGCCCAAAG CCGGGCACAGCCCATCGGCTCTGGCAGTCCTATTTCGACCTGATCCTGGTCGACGCCCGGAAGCCCGTGTTCTTTGGAGAGGGAACGGTGCTGCGGCAGGTCGACACT ACGACAGGTCGGCTGAAGATCGGCACGTACACCGGAGCTCTCCAGCACGGTATCATCTACTCTGGAG GTTCTTCGGACATCGTGTGCGACCTGCTGGGTGCCAAGGGAAAAGACATCCTCTACATCGGAGACCACATTTTCGGTGATATTCTCAAATCCAAGAAGCGTCAGGGCTGGAGGACGTTCCTGGTGATACCCGAGCTGGCCCAGGAGCTGCACGTGTGGACCGACAAAAGCT ccATATTTGAGGAACTTCAGTCTCTGGAGTGTTTCCTGGCAGAACTTTACAA ACAtctggacagcagcagcaacgagAGGCCCGACATCAGCTCCCTGCAGAGACGGATTAAG AAAGTGACTCACGACATGGACATGTGCTACGGCATGAATGGGAGTCTGTTCCGCAGCGGCTCCCGTCAAACGCTGTTTGCCTCCCAGGTGATGCGCTACGCCGACCTGTATGCCGCCTCCTTCATCAACCTGCTCTACTATCCCTTCAGCTACCTGTTCAGAGCTGCACACGTGCTG aTGCCTCACGAGTCGACGGTGGAGCACGCCCACGTCAGTGTCATCGACACAGAGTCGCCGCTGGCCACGCGCAACCGCCACGAGACGGACTTCAACGAGATGGAGTGCAAGCGGCACCAGCTGACGCGATCCATCAGCGAGATCCAGCCGCCGCACTTCTTCCCCCAGCCGCCGCAGGAGATCACCCACTGCCACGACGAAGAcgatgacgaggaggaagaagaggaggaggaggaggaggaggaggaggaagaagaggaggaggagtaa
- the nt5c2a gene encoding 5'-nucleotidase, cytosolic IIa isoform X1, with translation MLFMLLLLSPVCQLAFSYSAATCRFAELLLPPLLLLSFSKMTTSWSDRLQNYADLPANMDGLAMKKYRRQAHHRVFVNRSLAMEKIKCFGFDMDYTLAVYKSPEYESLGFDLTVERLVSIGYPQDLCNFVYDPSFPTRGLVFDTVYGNLLKVDTYGNILVCVQGFNFLRGPDIREMYPNKFIQRGDTERFYILNTLFNLPETYLFACLVDFFSNCSRYSSCETGFKDGDLLLSYKSMFQDVRDAVDWVHFKGSLKQKTVENLEKYVVKDSKLPLLLSRMNEVAKVFLVTNSDYKYTQKIMTYLFDFPHGPKPGTAHRLWQSYFDLILVDARKPVFFGEGTVLRQVDTTTGRLKIGTYTGALQHGIIYSGGSSDIVCDLLGAKGKDILYIGDHIFGDILKSKKRQGWRTFLVIPELAQELHVWTDKSSIFEELQSLECFLAELYKHLDSSSNERPDISSLQRRIKKVTHDMDMCYGMNGSLFRSGSRQTLFASQVMRYADLYAASFINLLYYPFSYLFRAAHVLMPHESTVEHAHVSVIDTESPLATRNRHETDFNEMECKRHQLTRSISEIQPPHFFPQPPQEITHCHDEDDDEEEEEEEEEEEEEEEEEEE, from the exons atgttgtttatgttgttgttgttgtctccaGTGTGTCAGTTAGCATTTAGCTACAGTGCTGCTACATGCAG GtttgctgagctgctgctgccgccgttGCTTTTGCTGTCGTTTTCCAAGATGACTACCTCCTGGAGCGACCGTCTGCAGAACTATGCCGACCTGCCGGCCAACATGGACGGCTTGGCCATGAAGAAGTACCGACGCCAGGCGCACCACAG AGTCTTCGTCAACCGAAGCTTGGCCATGGAGAAGATCAAGTGTTTCGGTTTCGACATGGATTACACTCTGGCAG TGTATAAATCTCCCGAGTATGAGTCGCTGGGCTTTGACCTGACAGTGGAGCGCCTGGTGTCCATCGGATATCCACAAGACCTGTGCAACTTTGTCTACGACCCGTCCTTCCCCACCAG AGGTCTGGTGTTTGACACGGTGTACGGCAACTTGCTCAAAGTGGACACCTATGGCAACATCCTGGTGTGTGTGCAAGGATTCAACTTCTTGAGAGG ACCTGACATCAGAGAGATGTACCCCAACAAATTTATTCAACGTGGAGACACGGAGCGCTTCTACATCCTCAACACACTCTTCAACCTGCCTG aaACCTACCTGTTCGCCTGCCTGGTTGATTTCTTCAGTAACTGCTCCAGATACTCAAG TTGTGAGACCGGCTTCAAAGATGGCGACCTCTTATTGTCCTACAAGAGCATGTTCCAGGACGTCCGGGATGCCGTGGACTGGGTTCATTTCAAG ggatccttaaaacaaaaaacagttgaaaaCCTGGAGAAGTACGTGGTAAAGGAT TCGaagcttcctctcctcctcagtcgCATGAACGAAGTAGCCAAAGTATTTCTGGTCACCAACAGTgattacaaatacacacag AAAATTATGACCTACCTGTTTGACTTTCCTCACGGCCCAAAG CCGGGCACAGCCCATCGGCTCTGGCAGTCCTATTTCGACCTGATCCTGGTCGACGCCCGGAAGCCCGTGTTCTTTGGAGAGGGAACGGTGCTGCGGCAGGTCGACACT ACGACAGGTCGGCTGAAGATCGGCACGTACACCGGAGCTCTCCAGCACGGTATCATCTACTCTGGAG GTTCTTCGGACATCGTGTGCGACCTGCTGGGTGCCAAGGGAAAAGACATCCTCTACATCGGAGACCACATTTTCGGTGATATTCTCAAATCCAAGAAGCGTCAGGGCTGGAGGACGTTCCTGGTGATACCCGAGCTGGCCCAGGAGCTGCACGTGTGGACCGACAAAAGCT ccATATTTGAGGAACTTCAGTCTCTGGAGTGTTTCCTGGCAGAACTTTACAA ACAtctggacagcagcagcaacgagAGGCCCGACATCAGCTCCCTGCAGAGACGGATTAAG AAAGTGACTCACGACATGGACATGTGCTACGGCATGAATGGGAGTCTGTTCCGCAGCGGCTCCCGTCAAACGCTGTTTGCCTCCCAGGTGATGCGCTACGCCGACCTGTATGCCGCCTCCTTCATCAACCTGCTCTACTATCCCTTCAGCTACCTGTTCAGAGCTGCACACGTGCTG aTGCCTCACGAGTCGACGGTGGAGCACGCCCACGTCAGTGTCATCGACACAGAGTCGCCGCTGGCCACGCGCAACCGCCACGAGACGGACTTCAACGAGATGGAGTGCAAGCGGCACCAGCTGACGCGATCCATCAGCGAGATCCAGCCGCCGCACTTCTTCCCCCAGCCGCCGCAGGAGATCACCCACTGCCACGACGAAGAcgatgacgaggaggaagaagaggaggaggaggaggaggaggaggaggaagaagaggaggaggagtaa
- the wbp1la gene encoding WW domain binding protein 1-like a, whose product MSRSVRTFVNVLTMGSLKFSVGQEVSASAATVAEGALVCQGVNNQSYICESGHCCGETQCCSYYYELWWFWLVWALIIILTCCCVCQHWRSKQRFQQQRRQNEINLIAYREAHNNSQLPLYLRFLPTYLLPAYEEVVNRPATPPPPYTPLQPAPPSTDPPEASQCPHASLSVHAVDDDDAALPATPEDTHGHLHSAHSPNKDSTPGRYRRFTGDSGIEVCDGQELWDQRSLLEREEETGEELGQTEEPCDHFGPGTVERSHASDPALHEDDKDGQKEPPQQALR is encoded by the exons ATGTCAAGAAGTGTTCGAacttttgttaatgttttgacGATGGGTTCACTGAAGTTCAGCGTTGGACAAGAAGTATCCGCGTCGGCGGCCACAGTGGCGGAG GGCGCGTTGGTGTGCCAGGGAGTGAACAACCAGAGCTACATCTGCGAGTCGGGCCACTGCTGCGGAGAGACGCAGTGCTGCAGCTACTACTATGAACTGTGGT GGTTCTGGCTGGTGTGGGCTCTGATCATCATCCTGACGTGCTGCTGCGTGTGTCAGCACTGGCGCTCCAAGCAGCGCTTCCAGCAGCAGCGCCGGCAGAACGAGATCAACCTCATCGCCTACAGGGAGGCTCACAACAACTCCCAGCTGCCGCTCTATCTCA GATTCCTGCCCACCTACCTGCTGCCCGCCTACGAAGAGGTAGTCAACCGCCCggccacccctcctcctccctacacCCCTCTCCAACCTGCGCCTCCGTCGACAGACCCGCCCGAGGCGTCGCAATGCCCCCACGCTTCTCTCTCAGTCCACGCTgtcgacgacgacgacgcggCGCTCCCCGCCACTCCCGAGGACACGCACGGCCACCTCCACAGCGCCCACAGCCCCAACAAGGACTCGACGCCGGGCAGGTACCGGCGCTTCACGGGGGACTCTGGGATCGAGGTGTGCGACGGCCAGGAGCTGTGGGATCAGCGCAGCTTgttggaaagagaagaggagactgGGGAGGAACTGGGGCAAACGGAAGAGCCGTGCGATCACTTTGGTCCGGGGACTGTCGAGCGCAGCCACGCCAGTGATCCGGCTCTTCACGAGGACGACAAGGACGGACAAAAGGAGCCGCCGCAGCAGGCTCTTAGGTAA